GGAGAGTCTAAGAATGGCACACAAAAAAGCTGGTGGTTCTACTCGTAACGGTCGCGATTCAGAAAGTAAACGCCTAGGTGTTAAACGTTTCGGTGGCGAATCTGTTCTTGCAGGTAACATCATTGTTCGTCAACGTGGTACTAAATTCCACGCTGGTAACAACGTTGGTATCGGTAAAGACCACACTCTATTTGCTTTATCTGACGGTAAAGTTAAATTTGAAGTGAAAGGTCCTAAGAGCCGTAAATTCGTTAGCATCGATTCTGAATAAGTTTAGTTTCTAACTGAATTTAAAAGCCCTGCCGTTAGGTGGGGTTTTTTATTTATCTAGCGATCAAAAATGATCGTGGTATAAATAATAAGAGAGACGCAATAATACTGAATGTGGTAAGTGGAATTCAGCGGTCATTTGACCTTAGTT
This DNA window, taken from Vibrio palustris, encodes the following:
- the rpmA gene encoding 50S ribosomal protein L27, whose product is MAHKKAGGSTRNGRDSESKRLGVKRFGGESVLAGNIIVRQRGTKFHAGNNVGIGKDHTLFALSDGKVKFEVKGPKSRKFVSIDSE